The following DNA comes from Weissella koreensis KACC 15510.
TCAAATTATAAGTTACGATTCTCGATTAATCCAATGTAGGGTCTTAAGCGCCTTAAAACTATCCAATACTGGATTAAAGAAATCCATTACTGCTGTTTCATCATCGACCAAGTTCAGCAAAAGGCTTTCCCAGTAATGAGGCATGGCCCAAGTTGATCCCCACATATGTTTTAATATAATGTCTTTCTCCATTTCTGACAACGAGGTGATTTTTTCAGCATTACGTAAGCTTACCCGGGGATGAATAAATGCATGTGTCCCCAATTCAAACTTAGTATCCCGCCAATCATAATAAAATAAATCGTGTAAAATTCCGGCTCTGGCAAGTGCTGTAGCATTTAATCCCAGACGAAGTCCTAAACGATAACTCCAATATGAAACCATAATCGAATGCGTCAAACGATCCGAATGATGGTGTTGAGTGTAATTTGCCAACTCTTGTACGGCCGGCTGCTGTAATAAATCATCGACAATGTCGCGATAAGCGCGATCATTTTTCCAGGCATCTTTTTGCACGGTTTGCCTCCTCGTTACCAATGTTGAAAATCAACATTGTCATCTTAAACTA
Coding sequences within:
- a CDS encoding HD domain-containing protein, with amino-acid sequence MQKDAWKNDRAYRDIVDDLLQQPAVQELANYTQHHHSDRLTHSIMVSYWSYRLGLRLGLNATALARAGILHDLFYYDWRDTKFELGTHAFIHPRVSLRNAEKITSLSEMEKDIILKHMWGSTWAMPHYWESLLLNLVDDETAVMDFFNPVLDSFKALKTLHWINRES